Within Paenibacillus albicereus, the genomic segment CTGCTGGAAACGGACTCCCCTTATCTCGCTCCGCACCCTCATCGGGGCAAGCGGAACGAGTCCTCGTTCGTCACTCTTGTAGCGGAAACAGCGGCGGAAATAAAAGGTAAATCTGTAGAAGAAATCGTTTCCATCACTTCGGCAAATGCAAGAAAATGTTTCCAAATTTCTTAAAATGGCGTGATATCGGTTGAAAAAAGGCTTGTAGACGAGAAAAATTGGCCTTTCCTTAGCCAAATCATCCGCCATCGTCCGAAAACCCTCGATTTTGAATCTCAGAGGATTTTATCGTGTCTTTACAATCGCTTGAAGGAAACGGTATGATTCAACACAGAGCTTTGAGTGATGCAGAATGTTCATCATACGCTTAATCTCCCTGATCGGGGAGAACGGGGGAACCAATGCAGCCGAAAAGGAGCAAGCGGCACATCGCGTTAGGATGTCGCTTGATGCCGGACAAGCTGTACTTTTCCAGGGGTGAATTCGCCGGGACCATGAGCAGGGTCCGGCCGCGATAGGGCAGCTCTCTTGCCCGAACCCGTCAGCTAACCTCGTAAGCGCATATAAGAGAGATCAACCTCGTGCTCCACTTCCACCTGATCGTGACCACCCGGGAAGCCACGAAACAGATCCTCTGTCGACGGCTTCTTTTTGTTTGAATAATGAATTATACGTCGACATAGGGTTAACGGTGGAGGTGAGGCGAGGCTGCCAGCGGCGTGCTGCTCGGCACGTACAAAACCTAATAGTCGCGTCTTGAATTATCATGTGGTACACGAGGCGGCGGGGCTATGTAAGGAGGACCGAAGAAGTGGGCGCTATCCCCTTAAAGGAAACCCATGTACAACGATCATCCAGCAAGTCTTTCCAATGGCGATGGAAGCATGACAACCTGCGTTTGATTATCCTTAGCTTAACGATCTCACTCGCAATGACTTTCATGTTTTTGGTGTTGCTGAAAGGGACGTCGGAAAAAAGCGTCTCTCTGGTGTTGAACGGGCAGGAAAAAATCGTAAGCACGAGCCATTCCTCGCTCCAGCAGCTGCTGGAGGAGCAGGCGATCGCGGTCGGACCGCATGACGAGATGTCGACTCCGCTCGGGGCCGCGCTCCAGGAAGGCGACCGCATCGTGATCGACCAGGCGGTGCCGGTGACGATTCTTGCCGACGGCAAGACCCTGCAGGTAAAGACCACCAAAAAGACCGTGGAAGCGGCGATCGGAGAATCCCATATCGACGTTCGGGAGCAGGATAAAATATTCCCAAGCTCCGAAACCAAGCTGAAAGCCAATATGACGATCCGCGTCATGAGGATCGACAAGCATCAAATGAAGACCACGCACGACATTCCGTTCACCGTCGTCCGCAAGGAGGACGCTACCCTGGAAAAGGGGCAGCTCAAGATGGTGAAGTCCGGCCAGAACGGCCAACTCGTCAAAACCTTCGAAAAGGTGTACCAGGACGGCAAACTGGTCACGAAGACTCTGCTCGCCAAATCCATGGAGAAACAAGCCGTCAGCAAGGTCGTGGCGGTGGGAACCAAGGAAAAGCCTAAACCGAAACCAGCGGTCCTGACCGCGGCATCCTCATCTCCGACTGCAGCTCAGACCAAATCCGGTCTCAATCTCAAAGCGAAGAAAGTTCTTACGAACGTTACCCTGACCGCGTATACCGCCGGATTCGCCTCTACAGGCAAATCCAAGGGCGATCCCGGTTACGGCATCACCGCCTCGGGAGCAAAAGTTTCCGAAGGGCGCACCATTGCAGTCGACCCGGACGTCATCCCGCTGGGATGGTGGGTGTATATAGAAGGAATCGGCTTCCGCCGCGCCGAAGACACGGGCGGAGCGATCAACGGCAAGAAAATCGACGTGTTTTACGAAAGTGAATCCTACGTGAAGAAATTCGGCAAGAAGCGCGGCTTTACGGTCTATGTCCTTGGACCGACCAAGCCGAAGCTGAGCTGATCGTTTGCGAGCGGGCCCGCTGTTTTTCAGCGGCCCGTTTTTGGGCGTTTATAAGGAAAATGCGGGGAGTAAGGGATTGCAAAAGGGTTAAAGCTAGTCGTGATCTTATACCCGGTCGCAAGCAAGCGGAATCAAAGGAGACAAGCCAGTGATCAAGGAAATCATCGTGGTGGAGGGCAAGGACGATACGACGGCGATCAAGCGGGCGGTCGAGGCGGATACGATCGAAACGAACGGCTCGGCCATCGGCGAGGAGGTGCTCCGCCGGATCGAGCTGGCGATGGAGCGGCGCGGCGTCATCATCTTCACGGACCCCGACCACGCCGGCGAACGCATCCGCAAGATCGTCTCGCAGCGCATCCCGGGCTGCAAGCATGCGTTCCTGCCTCAGGAGGATGCCCTCTATCGCGGGGATATCGGCGTCGAGAACGCCTCGCCGGAAGCCGTGCGCCGCGCGCTTGCGACCGTGCGGACGGAAGGCTCGGAGGGCGAGCCGGAACTCACCCATGCTGATCTGATGGAGGCAGGCTTGCTCGTGCATCCCGATGCCGCTCGGCGGAGGCTGCTCATGGGCAACCGGCTGGGCATCGGCTATTGCAACGGCAAGCAGTTCATGAAGCGCTGCACGAGCTTTCGGATCACCCGAAGGGAATTCCGCGAGGCGCTGGAGCAGATGGAAGGGGAAATCGGATCATGAGCGATGTAGCGACACCGAGAAGGACAAAGGAAATCATCGAGCGGCATGGATTTTCCTTCAAAAAGAGCCTGGGCCAGAACTTTCTGATCGATCCGAATATCCTGAACAAGATCGTGTCGGCCGCCGGACTGGACAAGACGAAAGGCGCGCTGGAGATCGGACCCGGCATCGGCGCGCTGACGGAGCAGCTGGCCCGGCAGGCGAAGGCGGTCGCCGCGGTCGAGATCGACCAGCGGCTCATTCCGATCCTGCAGGAGGTGCTCGGAGCGGAGGAGCATGTGTCGGTCGTGCATGCCGACGTGCTGGACCTGGACCTGCACCAGCTGTTCCGCGACAAGTTCGCGGGGACTAGCGCGGTCAGCGTCGTAGCCAATCTCCCGTATTATGTGACCACGCCGATCCTGATGAAGCTGCTTGAGCAGCGGCTGCCGCTGGAGAATATCGTGGTCATGATCCAAAAGGAGGTCGCCGAGCGGATGGCGGCGAAGCCGGGCACCAAAGCTTATGGCAGCCTCAGCGTGGCCGTGCAGTATTATGCGGTGCCGGAGCTGGTCTGCATCGTGCCGCATACGGTGTTCATCCCGCAGCCGAACGTCGATTCGGCGGTCATCAAGCTCGCGATGCGGGACAAGCCTGCGGTGGAGGTCGCCGACGAGGACTTCTTCT encodes:
- a CDS encoding 3D domain-containing protein, producing the protein MGAIPLKETHVQRSSSKSFQWRWKHDNLRLIILSLTISLAMTFMFLVLLKGTSEKSVSLVLNGQEKIVSTSHSSLQQLLEEQAIAVGPHDEMSTPLGAALQEGDRIVIDQAVPVTILADGKTLQVKTTKKTVEAAIGESHIDVREQDKIFPSSETKLKANMTIRVMRIDKHQMKTTHDIPFTVVRKEDATLEKGQLKMVKSGQNGQLVKTFEKVYQDGKLVTKTLLAKSMEKQAVSKVVAVGTKEKPKPKPAVLTAASSSPTAAQTKSGLNLKAKKVLTNVTLTAYTAGFASTGKSKGDPGYGITASGAKVSEGRTIAVDPDVIPLGWWVYIEGIGFRRAEDTGGAINGKKIDVFYESESYVKKFGKKRGFTVYVLGPTKPKLS
- the rnmV gene encoding ribonuclease M5, whose translation is MIKEIIVVEGKDDTTAIKRAVEADTIETNGSAIGEEVLRRIELAMERRGVIIFTDPDHAGERIRKIVSQRIPGCKHAFLPQEDALYRGDIGVENASPEAVRRALATVRTEGSEGEPELTHADLMEAGLLVHPDAARRRLLMGNRLGIGYCNGKQFMKRCTSFRITRREFREALEQMEGEIGS
- the rsmA gene encoding 16S rRNA (adenine(1518)-N(6)/adenine(1519)-N(6))-dimethyltransferase RsmA, which translates into the protein MSDVATPRRTKEIIERHGFSFKKSLGQNFLIDPNILNKIVSAAGLDKTKGALEIGPGIGALTEQLARQAKAVAAVEIDQRLIPILQEVLGAEEHVSVVHADVLDLDLHQLFRDKFAGTSAVSVVANLPYYVTTPILMKLLEQRLPLENIVVMIQKEVAERMAAKPGTKAYGSLSVAVQYYAVPELVCIVPHTVFIPQPNVDSAVIKLAMRDKPAVEVADEDFFFRTVQACFAQRRKTIHNNLSSWIGKSRREELTRVLQETGIDPVRRGETLSLQEYAALAAALEREGLKQA